In a genomic window of Streptomyces roseoviridis:
- a CDS encoding ABC transporter substrate-binding protein, with protein MRGAKSAKWVAGAIVVALAATACGGGKSDEGKAGAGAVDPNGIFSVELGEPEKPLLTGDTMESNGSAVMAGLFSTLVDYKADGSLEMINAESVTTTDSKTWTVKLKPGWTFHDGTPVTSKSFVDAWNWNANVKNAQGLASWFADVKGFDKVHPEAEGAKPTSDKLEGLKIVDDNTFTIELNSAVPYFAHKLAYIVFAPLPESFFKDPVAAGQKPVGNGPYKFKSWDHKKKIEIVRYDAYKGPNKAKNGGVVFKNYTTLEAAYEDLKSGNVDVLRQIAPKDLPVYRQDLGDRAVDQAYSAIQTVAVAFYAEQWKKPKQIDPRVIQGLSMGIDRATITKTVLNGTREPATGWVAKGVLGYQPNAVEITKFDPAKAKELIKAGGGVPGNKISIQYNADGGHKEWVEAVCNSIQQSTGVQCVGDGKPDFQADLTARKTKQVKSLYRSGWVLDYPVNANFISDLFRTGAGGNQGDFSNKELDAKIAAADSAKTLDESVKAYQAIEKDLVNYMPSIPLWYYKVNAGYSEKVSGVAYGQDGDPILTGVEVKK; from the coding sequence ATGCGCGGTGCCAAGAGCGCCAAGTGGGTAGCGGGCGCGATCGTTGTCGCCCTGGCAGCGACCGCCTGTGGCGGGGGTAAGAGCGACGAGGGCAAGGCTGGCGCCGGCGCCGTCGACCCGAACGGAATCTTCTCGGTCGAGCTGGGTGAGCCTGAGAAGCCCCTGCTCACCGGTGACACGATGGAGTCGAACGGCTCCGCGGTCATGGCCGGTCTGTTCTCGACCCTGGTCGACTACAAGGCCGACGGCTCCCTGGAGATGATCAACGCCGAGTCGGTCACCACCACCGACTCGAAGACCTGGACCGTCAAGCTCAAGCCGGGCTGGACCTTCCACGACGGCACCCCGGTGACGTCCAAGTCCTTCGTGGACGCGTGGAACTGGAACGCCAACGTCAAGAACGCGCAGGGCCTCGCGTCCTGGTTCGCGGACGTCAAGGGCTTCGACAAGGTGCACCCCGAGGCGGAGGGCGCCAAGCCGACCTCCGACAAGCTCGAGGGTCTGAAGATCGTCGACGACAACACCTTCACGATCGAGCTCAACTCCGCGGTTCCGTACTTCGCGCACAAGCTCGCCTACATCGTCTTCGCCCCGCTCCCGGAGTCCTTCTTCAAGGACCCGGTCGCCGCGGGCCAGAAGCCGGTCGGCAACGGTCCCTACAAGTTCAAGTCCTGGGACCACAAGAAGAAGATCGAGATCGTCCGCTACGACGCCTACAAGGGCCCGAACAAGGCGAAGAACGGCGGTGTGGTCTTCAAGAACTACACCACCCTCGAGGCCGCGTACGAGGACCTCAAGTCGGGCAACGTCGACGTCCTGCGTCAGATCGCCCCGAAGGACCTCCCGGTCTACCGTCAGGACCTCGGCGACCGCGCCGTGGACCAGGCGTACTCCGCGATCCAGACCGTCGCCGTCGCCTTCTACGCCGAGCAGTGGAAGAAGCCGAAGCAGATCGACCCGCGCGTCATCCAGGGTCTGTCCATGGGCATCGACCGCGCCACCATCACCAAGACGGTGCTCAACGGCACGCGTGAGCCCGCCACCGGCTGGGTCGCCAAGGGCGTGCTCGGCTACCAGCCGAACGCGGTCGAGATCACCAAGTTCGACCCGGCCAAGGCCAAGGAGCTCATCAAGGCCGGCGGCGGCGTCCCCGGCAACAAGATCTCCATCCAGTACAACGCCGACGGCGGCCACAAGGAGTGGGTGGAGGCCGTCTGCAACTCCATCCAGCAGTCCACCGGCGTCCAGTGCGTCGGCGACGGCAAGCCGGACTTCCAGGCCGACCTGACCGCTCGTAAGACGAAGCAGGTCAAGTCCCTGTACCGCTCCGGCTGGGTGCTCGACTACCCGGTGAACGCCAACTTCATCTCGGACCTGTTCCGTACGGGTGCGGGCGGCAACCAGGGCGACTTCTCCAACAAGGAGCTGGACGCCAAGATCGCGGCCGCCGACTCGGCCAAGACGCTCGACGAGTCGGTCAAGGCGTACCAGGCCATCGAGAAGGACCTGGTCAACTACATGCCGTCGATCCCGCTCTGGTACTACAAGGTCAACGCGGGCTACTCGGAGAAGGTCTCCGGCGTGGCGTACGGCCAGGACGGCGACCCGATCCTGACCGGCGTCGAGGTCAAGAAGTAA
- the typA gene encoding translational GTPase TypA yields MPTRHDIRNVAIVAHVDHGKTTIVDAMLKQAGAFAAHQQLDDRMMDSNDLEREKGITILAKNTAVKYHPKDGGAPITINIIDTPGHADFGGEVERGLSMVDAVVLLVDASEGPLPQTRFVLRKALQARMPVILCINKTDRPDSRIDEVVNETYDLFLDLDADEDQIEFPIVYACGRDGIASLTKPEDGTVPADSTNLEPFFSTILEHVPAPTYEEDAPLQAHVTNLDADNFLGRIALLRVEQGELRKGQTVAWIKRDGSIQNVRITELMMTEALTRKPAEVAGPGDICAVAGIPDIMIGETLADPENPVALPLITVDEPAISMVIGTNTSPLVGRGGTGKGADAKAAVKDRKVTARQVKDRLDRELIGNVSLRVLETERPDAWEVQGRGELALAILVEQMRREGFELTIGKPQVVTKEVDGKVHEPVERMTIDVPEEHMGAVTQLMGVRKGRMDNMSNHGSGWVRMEFVVPSRGLIGFRTEFLTQTRGTGIAHSIHEGHEPWFGPLQTRNNGSLVADRAGAVTAFAMTNLQERGVLFVEPGTEVYEGMIVGENSRSDDMDVNITKEKKLTNMRSSSADSFEAIVPPRKLSLEQSLEFCRDDECVEVTPEAVRIRKVNLDARERARAASRAKNG; encoded by the coding sequence ATGCCCACGCGCCACGACATCCGTAACGTAGCCATCGTCGCCCACGTCGACCACGGCAAGACGACCATCGTCGACGCCATGCTCAAGCAGGCGGGTGCCTTCGCCGCCCACCAGCAGCTCGACGACCGCATGATGGACTCGAACGACCTGGAGCGTGAGAAGGGCATCACGATCCTCGCCAAGAACACGGCGGTGAAGTACCACCCCAAGGACGGCGGGGCCCCGATCACGATCAACATCATCGACACCCCCGGCCACGCCGACTTCGGCGGCGAGGTCGAGCGCGGTCTGTCGATGGTCGACGCCGTCGTCCTCCTGGTGGACGCCTCCGAGGGCCCCCTGCCGCAGACCCGCTTCGTGCTCCGCAAGGCGCTGCAGGCCCGGATGCCCGTCATCCTCTGCATCAACAAGACGGACCGCCCCGACTCCCGGATCGACGAGGTCGTCAACGAGACCTACGACCTGTTCCTGGACCTGGACGCCGACGAGGACCAGATCGAGTTCCCGATCGTCTACGCCTGCGGCCGTGACGGCATCGCCTCGCTGACCAAGCCGGAGGACGGCACGGTCCCGGCGGACTCCACCAACCTGGAGCCCTTCTTCTCCACGATCCTGGAGCACGTCCCGGCCCCGACGTACGAGGAGGACGCGCCGCTCCAGGCCCACGTCACCAACCTCGACGCCGACAACTTCCTCGGCCGCATCGCGCTGCTCCGCGTCGAGCAGGGCGAGCTGCGCAAGGGCCAGACGGTCGCGTGGATCAAGCGCGACGGCTCGATCCAGAACGTCCGCATCACCGAGCTGATGATGACCGAGGCGCTCACCCGCAAGCCGGCCGAGGTGGCGGGCCCCGGCGACATCTGCGCCGTCGCCGGCATCCCCGACATCATGATCGGCGAGACCCTGGCCGACCCGGAGAACCCGGTCGCGCTGCCGCTCATCACGGTCGACGAGCCGGCCATCTCCATGGTGATCGGTACGAACACCTCCCCGCTGGTCGGCCGCGGCGGCACCGGCAAGGGCGCCGACGCCAAGGCCGCGGTCAAGGACCGCAAGGTCACGGCCCGTCAGGTGAAGGACCGTCTGGACCGCGAGCTCATCGGCAACGTCTCGCTCCGCGTCCTGGAGACCGAGCGCCCGGACGCCTGGGAGGTCCAGGGCCGTGGTGAGCTCGCGCTCGCCATCCTGGTCGAGCAGATGCGCCGCGAGGGCTTCGAGCTCACCATCGGCAAGCCGCAGGTCGTCACCAAGGAGGTCGACGGCAAGGTCCACGAGCCGGTCGAGCGCATGACGATCGACGTGCCCGAGGAGCACATGGGCGCCGTCACCCAGCTCATGGGCGTCCGCAAGGGCCGCATGGACAACATGTCGAACCACGGCTCCGGCTGGGTCCGCATGGAGTTCGTCGTTCCGTCCCGTGGCCTCATCGGCTTCCGCACGGAGTTCCTGACCCAGACCCGCGGCACCGGCATCGCCCACTCGATCCACGAGGGCCACGAGCCGTGGTTCGGTCCGCTCCAGACCCGTAACAACGGCTCCCTGGTCGCCGACCGCGCCGGTGCGGTCACCGCCTTCGCGATGACCAACCTCCAGGAGCGCGGCGTCCTCTTCGTGGAGCCGGGCACCGAGGTGTACGAGGGCATGATCGTCGGTGAGAACTCCCGCTCCGACGACATGGACGTGAACATCACCAAGGAGAAGAAGCTGACGAACATGCGTTCCTCGTCGGCCGACTCCTTCGAGGCGATCGTCCCGCCGCGCAAGCTCTCCCTGGAGCAGTCCCTGGAGTTCTGCCGCGACGACGAGTGCGTCGAGGTCACCCCGGAGGCCGTGCGCATCCGCAAGGTGAACCTGGACGCCCGCGAGCGCGCCCGCGCCGCCTCCCGCGCGAAGAACGGCTGA